Part of the Candidatus Binatia bacterium genome, CCATCGCCTCGACCGTGGTGCGCATAATATTATTGTAAGGATCTTGTTCCGTGAGACTCGCCCCCGAGGTCTGGCAATGTGTGCGCAGCATGAGCGAGCGCGCGTTCTTTGGCGAGAAATGCTTTTTCATCAGCGTGGCCCACAACAGCCGACCGGCCCGCATCTTGGCGACTTCCATGTAGAAGTTCATACCGATGCACCAGAAAAACGAGAGCCGTCCCGCGAAAGCATCGACGTCGAGCCCCTTGGACATCGCCGCACGCACGTAATCCAGTCCGTCGGCAATCGTGAACGCCAACTCGAGATCACACGTCGCTCCGGCTTCCTGCATATGGTAGCCCGAAATACTGATCGAATTGAACTTCGGCATCTCTTTCGAGGTGTACTCGATGATATCGGCAACAATCCGCATCGAGGGAGTCGGCGGATAAATATAGGTATTCCGAACCATGAACTCCTTGAGGATATCGTTCTGGATCGTCCCGGTGAGCTGGTCTCGGGGGACGCCCTGCTCCTCACCCGCAACTACGAAGCTGGCAAGCACCGGCAAGACAGCACCGTTCATCGTCATGGATACCGACATCTTGTCCAGAGGAACCTTGTCGAAGAGCACCTTCATGTCTTCGACGGAATCAATGGCAACGCCAGCCTTGCCCACATCACCCACCACACGAGGATGATCGGAATCGTAACCGCGATGTGTCGCGAGGTCGAAAGCGACCGACAGGCCCATTTGTCCTGCGGCCAGATTGGCCCGGTAGAAGTCATTGGACTCCTGCGCCGTCGAGAAGCCTGCGTATTGGCGAATCGTCCAGGGACGCTCGGTGTACATCGTGGCTCGCGGGCCACGAATGAAGGGAAAAGCACCAGGAATGCTGTCGCCGAAATCCAGACCGGCAGCGTCTTCCTTAGTGTAGAGCGGTTTGACGTCGATGCCTTCCGGCGTCTTCCAGATCAGATCGTCCGGATCCTTGCCCTTGCGTTCCTTGGTGGCGAGCTCACGCCAAAGTTCCAAATTATCGTTGCTCGAGTTTCCCATGCCTCTATGGTCGCGATCAGGAGCCCCGATCGCAAATAGGCCGCCCGAGACCGAAAAACCTTGAATCCCGGCTCGATCTCCGATGCGAATCGAGTTCAAAATCAGGTGCGAAGCGACTTCCTTCCCGATAAAAGGTTTCTCCATGACCCGAATCGCCTTTCTGGGAGCTGGCAGCACGGTATTTGCGCGCAATATTCTGGGCGATGTTCTGCTGCGCGAAGGCCTGCAGGATATCGAGATCGCCCTCTATGACATCGATCGGGTGCGGTTGGAGGACTCTGCCCGCCTGGTTGAGGCCATCAATCGCAACCAGAACCAGGGGCGCGCGCGAATCCAGAGGTATCTGGGACCGGAAAACCGCCGCGAGGCGCTACAAGGTGCCGCCCACGTCGTCAATGCGGTTCAGATCGGCGGCTACGAGCCCTGCACGGTGACGGACTTCGAGATCCCCGACGCCTTCGGCCTGCGGCAGACCATTGCCGATACCATCGGCATCGGAGGTCTGTTCCGGACGTTGCGCACCCTGCCGGTCCTGCTGGAGATCGCGCGCGATATGGAGGTTGTCTGCCCCGATGCGTGGCTGCTCAACTACACCAATCCGATGTGTGCGATCACCGCCGGCCTCCTGCAAGGCAGCTCGATCCGTACCATGGGGCTGTGTCATAGCGTGCAGGCCTGCATCCCTTCACTTCTGGGCAACCTCGGCCTCGATGAAAAATATCCCGCAGCCGAGGTGGAAGCCTCGATTGCCGGGATCAACCATCAGGCGTGGTTGCTGCGGGTCGAGCACGCCGGGGCCGACCTCTACCCCGAGATCAAGAAGCGCGCCGGCGAACTCAGCGCACGGGTGCGCGACCGGGGCGGCGGCCGGTGGGTACGCGAACTTCTCCAGCGCGCCGGGATGCCCGCGGAAGAACCCTGCTATCTGCATCCTTTTTGGGCTCTCGGCGGGCGCGAGAGCGGTAAGCTCTCGGCCGAAGAAGCACTTGATGTGACGGTAGGCTGTGACCTCGTGCGTTTCGAGATGCTGGCTCGCTTTGGCTACTACCTCACCGAATCCAGCGAACATACCGCCGAATACACACCTTGGTTTATCAAAACGGCACAGCCAGCGTTGATCGACGAATATAATATTCCTCTCGATGAGTACCCCCGTCGGTGTCGGCAACAGATCGCTGGCTGGGCAGCCCAACGAGAAGCGCTCCTGAGCAACACGGCCATCGAGCATACCCCCTCCAATGAGTTCGGCGCCTCGATCCTGCATGCCTTGATCACCGGCGAGCCAACCCAGGCGGCACTCAACGTGATGAATGAGGGCTGGATCGACAATCTGCCCGCCAATGCGTGCGTCGAGGTCCCCAGTCGGGTCGATGCCCAGGGCATCCACCCCGA contains:
- a CDS encoding alpha-glucosidase/alpha-galactosidase, which translates into the protein MTRIAFLGAGSTVFARNILGDVLLREGLQDIEIALYDIDRVRLEDSARLVEAINRNQNQGRARIQRYLGPENRREALQGAAHVVNAVQIGGYEPCTVTDFEIPDAFGLRQTIADTIGIGGLFRTLRTLPVLLEIARDMEVVCPDAWLLNYTNPMCAITAGLLQGSSIRTMGLCHSVQACIPSLLGNLGLDEKYPAAEVEASIAGINHQAWLLRVEHAGADLYPEIKKRAGELSARVRDRGGGRWVRELLQRAGMPAEEPCYLHPFWALGGRESGKLSAEEALDVTVGCDLVRFEMLARFGYYLTESSEHTAEYTPWFIKTAQPALIDEYNIPLDEYPRRCRQQIAGWAAQREALLSNTAIEHTPSNEFGASILHALITGEPTQAALNVMNEGWIDNLPANACVEVPSRVDAQGIHPEKIGALPEACAALNRTNIGTQVLAVEAVLQQSRDAIYQAALLDPHTGAELSVDQTVALCDQLLEAHADWLPPFR